The Chloroflexota bacterium genome contains a region encoding:
- the murA gene encoding UDP-N-acetylglucosamine 1-carboxyvinyltransferase: MRIVVEGGHKLEGEVSISGAKNAALPILAATLLTPDECLLENLPDIEDIRTMIALLRSLGANVRVESAHSVAVKTGNLTQSSVPPDLATKMRASFLIVGALLGRLGQAEAPHPGGCAIGTRPVGVDLKGFQAMGTKVDRLNGNYALRVRKLTGERISLDYPSHTGTENLMLAACLADGTTIIENASVEPEVVDLASFLNAMGARIYGAGTGIIQIEGVRRLHGAVYRVMPDRLEAGTFAIAAAITKGDVTIQGRVARYLGALSSKLTEAGILVTAEKEIYRVKGRERLSAIDIQTFPYPGFPTDLQAPTGALLTQAHGESSIHETMYDGRLLYAGELQKMGADIKVEGQTALIRGPSKLRGCEVRALDIRSGAAVILAALVAEGKTVVSNMGYVDRGYEGIDQKLNSLGARIQRVAEAGQ, translated from the coding sequence ATGCGTATCGTAGTAGAGGGTGGTCATAAGTTAGAAGGCGAGGTATCCATTTCTGGTGCTAAGAACGCCGCTTTGCCCATTTTGGCAGCGACGTTGCTCACTCCCGATGAGTGTCTGCTGGAAAACTTGCCGGATATCGAAGATATCCGCACCATGATCGCATTGTTGCGCAGCCTGGGAGCTAATGTCAGGGTGGAGAGTGCCCACAGTGTGGCAGTCAAGACAGGGAATTTGACGCAGTCTTCTGTTCCGCCCGATCTGGCCACCAAGATGCGAGCCAGCTTCCTCATTGTGGGTGCACTGCTGGGACGTCTAGGACAGGCTGAGGCACCTCATCCCGGTGGCTGTGCCATTGGTACCCGACCTGTTGGTGTTGACTTAAAGGGTTTTCAGGCGATGGGCACCAAGGTGGACCGTCTGAATGGCAATTATGCTCTGCGCGTACGTAAGTTGACTGGCGAGAGGATTTCTCTGGACTACCCCAGTCACACGGGTACAGAGAACCTCATGCTGGCTGCATGCCTGGCAGACGGCACTACCATTATCGAGAATGCCTCTGTCGAGCCAGAAGTTGTTGACCTGGCTAGCTTTCTCAATGCGATGGGTGCGCGCATCTACGGTGCTGGTACGGGCATTATCCAAATCGAGGGTGTGCGTAGATTGCACGGTGCTGTTTATCGCGTGATGCCAGATCGTCTGGAAGCAGGGACTTTTGCCATTGCTGCCGCGATAACGAAGGGAGACGTAACCATCCAAGGGCGTGTTGCGCGATATTTGGGCGCTTTGAGCAGCAAACTCACCGAAGCAGGCATATTGGTAACTGCGGAAAAGGAAATATACCGAGTAAAGGGCCGCGAGCGCCTTTCCGCTATTGATATACAGACCTTCCCTTATCCAGGCTTTCCGACCGACTTGCAGGCTCCTACAGGCGCTTTGTTGACACAGGCGCATGGCGAGAGTTCAATCCATGAGACAATGTACGATGGCCGCTTACTGTATGCGGGTGAATTGCAGAAAATGGGTGCCGATATCAAAGTGGAAGGACAAACCGCCTTGATCAGAGGGCCAAGCAAGCTGCGAGGTTGTGAAGTAAGGGCATTAGACATCCGTTCGGGTGCTGCGGTGATCTTGGCCGCTCTTGTCGCAGAGGGGAAGACTGTGGTTTCGAACATGGGCTATGTAGACCGTGGCTATGAGGGAATTGACCAGAAACTGAATTCACTAGGAGCCAGGATTCAGAGGGTTGCAGAAGCTGGCCAATAG
- a CDS encoding cellulase family glycosylhydrolase, which produces MTETRPTGLLPNQSKGSVILWLALAMVIIGVIGLIWLLFFNQPATPSVPVATRTPRPTFTSVAQVTQPTLLPATAAPASPTATPMQPTVIPALPTITPVPPTATSAGPTPIPTATPLPPVPPPKPMRMNSPEYGMQAFLWWRPEVASRDMGMIKEAGFTWVKQNIGWRDVEGAAKGVFDWSRVDWIVYECNKLGLDLLVRIDHQPQWAGGNFPTNGPPNNYADLGDFLYTMASRYKGRIRAYEIWNEPNLAREWGGRPPNAAQYVRLLREAFRRIKQADPTAMVISAGLTPTGTYSPEATPDDVYLEQMYQAMGGNSDGYFDVLGVHAAGYKAPPELSPDEAAQNPYYGGQRFFCFRRVEDLRRIMEKYGDADKQVAVLEFGWTSDPIHPDYSWHAVDEETKADYFVRAYKWAKENWSPWIGLMSLIYIADPDWTPDDEQYWWAISEPGYPEFRPRPAYVKLKAMPK; this is translated from the coding sequence GTGACTGAGACAAGACCAACTGGCTTGCTTCCAAACCAAAGCAAAGGATCGGTAATTTTATGGCTTGCGCTTGCCATGGTGATCATTGGAGTGATAGGACTGATCTGGCTGCTGTTCTTCAACCAACCTGCCACGCCCTCCGTTCCCGTTGCTACCCGTACGCCACGCCCAACGTTTACCAGCGTGGCACAGGTAACTCAACCCACTTTGCTGCCAGCAACTGCTGCGCCTGCATCGCCTACTGCAACACCGATGCAACCAACGGTAATACCTGCGTTGCCGACCATTACTCCTGTGCCACCGACGGCGACATCAGCGGGACCAACCCCAATACCTACGGCCACCCCCTTGCCCCCAGTTCCACCGCCAAAGCCCATGCGCATGAACTCCCCCGAATATGGCATGCAGGCTTTCTTGTGGTGGCGCCCGGAGGTTGCCAGCCGGGATATGGGCATGATCAAGGAAGCCGGCTTTACCTGGGTCAAGCAGAATATTGGCTGGCGCGATGTGGAGGGAGCAGCCAAAGGCGTGTTCGATTGGAGCCGAGTGGATTGGATCGTGTATGAGTGTAACAAGCTCGGGTTGGACCTCCTGGTACGCATAGACCATCAACCTCAATGGGCTGGAGGCAATTTTCCAACCAATGGCCCACCCAATAATTATGCTGATTTGGGTGATTTTCTGTACACAATGGCCAGCCGATACAAAGGGCGTATTCGCGCCTACGAGATCTGGAATGAGCCCAATCTGGCCCGTGAGTGGGGCGGCCGTCCTCCTAATGCAGCGCAGTACGTGCGGTTGTTGCGGGAAGCATTTCGGCGCATCAAGCAAGCGGATCCGACTGCGATGGTGATTAGCGCGGGACTGACACCAACAGGAACCTACTCTCCTGAAGCCACACCTGACGATGTCTATCTGGAGCAGATGTACCAGGCGATGGGAGGCAACAGCGATGGCTACTTTGATGTGTTGGGAGTCCATGCTGCGGGCTATAAGGCACCACCGGAGTTAAGTCCTGACGAGGCTGCACAGAACCCTTACTATGGCGGTCAACGCTTCTTCTGTTTTCGACGGGTTGAAGATCTCCGCCGCATCATGGAGAAGTACGGCGATGCCGACAAACAAGTTGCTGTGCTTGAATTTGGTTGGACGAGTGACCCAATTCACCCTGACTATTCGTGGCATGCTGTCGATGAGGAGACGAAAGCAGATTATTTTGTGCGGGCATATAAATGGGCAAAGGAGAATTGGTCGCCCTGGATAGGATTGATGAGCCTCATCTACATCGCTGACCCGGATTGGACGCCAGACGACGAACAATATTGGTGGGCCATCTCTGAGCCTGGCTACCCAGAGTTTCGTCCACGTCCTGCGTACGTTAAGCTGAAAGCAATGCCGAAGTAG
- a CDS encoding redox-sensing transcriptional repressor Rex, giving the protein MNPLEIPEIVIRRLPLYLRTLNLMAEQGQTVTSSQEMGERLGISSTQIRKDLSYFGEFGKQGTGYSVQHLQEQLRQILQVSQRWKVALIGAGDLGRAIMRYSGFEEGGFEITAVLDKDKQKIGRQIGRLKVLDVTKLHEVIQEQGIRIAIIAVPASEAQGVADALVNAGIKAILSYAPIPLRLPPSVQVHYIDPVIGLQSMTYYLNLEQM; this is encoded by the coding sequence ATGAATCCCTTGGAAATCCCGGAGATTGTTATCAGACGCTTACCCTTGTATCTACGCACGCTGAACTTGATGGCTGAACAAGGACAAACTGTGACATCATCGCAAGAGATGGGAGAGAGGCTGGGTATCAGTTCCACCCAGATACGCAAAGACCTGTCCTATTTCGGCGAGTTTGGCAAACAAGGGACTGGGTACAGTGTCCAACACCTGCAGGAACAACTACGGCAAATTTTGCAAGTAAGCCAACGCTGGAAGGTAGCCTTGATCGGTGCTGGTGATCTCGGACGAGCCATCATGCGCTACAGCGGCTTTGAAGAAGGTGGTTTTGAAATCACGGCTGTCCTAGACAAGGATAAGCAGAAAATCGGGCGTCAGATTGGGAGATTGAAAGTCCTCGATGTTACCAAGCTGCACGAAGTAATTCAGGAGCAGGGGATACGCATTGCCATCATTGCTGTACCAGCCAGCGAAGCTCAAGGCGTCGCTGACGCTCTAGTCAATGCCGGCATCAAGGCTATCTTGAGCTATGCCCCCATCCCTTTGCGTCTGCCACCTAGCGTGCAAGTACATTACATAGACCCGGTCATCGGCCTACAGAGCATGACCTATTATCTTAACCTCGAACAGATGTAA
- a CDS encoding rod shape-determining protein, protein MLTKQIGIDLGTVNVLVFVRGKGIVLREPSVVAVSTNDSRIVAVGEEARLMLGRTPETIEVIRPMRGGVIADYVVTEAMLRYFIARVCGRFRLLRPEVMISVPVGVTSVESRAVKDAAIQAGAKTAYLIPEPLAAALGADMPVHTPTGNMVVNIGGGISEAAVISVNGIVVANSVRVGGIKIDEAIATYIRRKYNLLVGDQTAEEIKIRIGSALPLDEKLKMEIRGRDQVTGLPKTITISSAEITEAIVEPLAAIAASVKAVLEKTPPELASDIIDRGIVMTGGGALLRNVDRFLTKETGVPCHVAEDPLACVAIGAGKALERYNILKRSLPAL, encoded by the coding sequence ATGCTCACAAAGCAGATAGGCATTGATCTTGGTACAGTAAATGTGTTGGTATTTGTGCGCGGCAAAGGCATTGTGCTGCGTGAGCCTTCTGTAGTCGCCGTTTCTACCAATGACAGCCGTATTGTGGCTGTGGGTGAAGAGGCTCGCCTGATGCTTGGACGTACACCAGAAACGATTGAAGTGATACGTCCCATGCGCGGGGGCGTCATCGCTGACTACGTCGTCACGGAAGCCATGCTCCGCTATTTCATTGCCAGGGTTTGTGGGCGTTTTCGTCTGCTCCGTCCAGAGGTAATGATTAGCGTGCCAGTGGGGGTTACGAGCGTGGAAAGCCGTGCGGTGAAGGATGCGGCTATCCAGGCAGGAGCCAAAACTGCTTATCTGATTCCAGAACCACTGGCTGCTGCTCTTGGTGCTGATATGCCGGTTCATACTCCAACGGGCAACATGGTCGTGAATATCGGTGGAGGCATTAGTGAAGCAGCTGTTATATCAGTCAATGGGATTGTCGTTGCGAACTCTGTTCGCGTCGGTGGTATTAAGATTGACGAAGCCATTGCAACTTATATACGACGCAAGTATAATTTGTTGGTCGGAGATCAAACTGCCGAGGAGATCAAGATTCGCATAGGCAGCGCGTTGCCCCTCGATGAGAAATTGAAAATGGAGATACGTGGTCGGGACCAGGTGACCGGTTTGCCTAAGACGATTACCATCAGCTCTGCTGAGATCACGGAAGCCATAGTCGAACCTCTGGCTGCTATCGCTGCCAGTGTGAAGGCAGTCCTAGAAAAAACCCCGCCTGAACTGGCTTCGGATATTATTGATCGCGGTATCGTTATGACTGGTGGAGGCGCATTGCTGCGTAACGTGGATCGTTTCTTGACTAAGGAGACTGGGGTGCCTTGTCACGTGGCAGAAGATCCATTGGCATGTGTAGCGATAGGTGCTGGGAAAGCTCTGGAACGGTACAATATATTGAAACGCAGTTTGCCTGCATTGTAG